Proteins encoded within one genomic window of Oryza brachyantha chromosome 7, ObraRS2, whole genome shotgun sequence:
- the LOC102705360 gene encoding stress-related protein, whose protein sequence is MAEPNPQVEREVEVEQEEEVRRPKLRYLEFVQVAAAQATICLAGLYGLAKDHAGPLRPGVDAVESAVKGVVGPVYGRFHGVPLDVLAFVDRKVDDAVQELDRHLPPTLKAASAKACAVARGLPDVARELTAEVQQSGVTGGARVVYGKVEPVAKDVYGKIQPVAKDLYVRYEPAAEHLAVSTWRSLNNLPLFPQVAQIAVPTAAYWAEKYNKVIAAAADKGYTGAQYLPAIPTERIAKVFGEGSAPPASSSSPETQPLQGEAETQ, encoded by the exons ATGGCGGAGCCCAACCCGCAAGTG gagagggaggtggaggtggagcaggaggaggaggtgaggaggCCGAAGCTGAGGTACTTGGAGTTCGtgcaggtggcggcggcgcaggccaCGATCTGCCTCGCGGGGCTCTACGGCCTGGCCAAGGACCACGCCGGCCCGCTCCGCCCcggcgtcgacgccgtcgagtCCGCCGTCAAGGGCGTCGTCGGCCCCGTCTACGGCCGCTTCCACGGCGTGCCCCTCGACGTCCTCGCCTTCGTCGACCGCAAG GTGGATGATGCCGTGCAAGAGCTGGACCGACACCTCCCGCCGACGCTGAAGGCCGCCTCCGCCAAAGCTTGCGCCGTGGCCCGCGGCCTGCCGGACGTGGCGAGGGAGCTCACCGCCGAGGTGCAGCAGTCGGGCGTGACCGGCGGCGCACGCGTCGTGTACGGGAAGGTGGAGCCTGTGGCCAAGGACGTGTACGGGAAGATCCAGCCGGTGGCCAAGGACCTCTACGTGCGCTacgagccggcggcggagcaccTCGCCGTCTCCACCTGGCGCTCGCTGAACAACCTGCCGCTGTTCCCCCAGGTGGCGCAGATCGCCGTGCCTACCGCCGCCTACTGGGCCGAGAAGTACAACAAGGTGATCGCCGCCGCAGCTGACAAGGGTTACACCGGAGCACAGTACCTCCCCGCCATCCCCACCGAGCGCATCGCCAAGGTTTTCGGCGAGGGCAGCGCACCGcctgcgtcgtcgtcgtcaccggaGACCCAGCCGTTGCAGGGGGAGGCAGAGACCCAGTAG